GCAGGCGGCCGCACTCGACGCATTGCCCGGCGTCGTCGATGTCGTCGAGCACGTCGCCATCCGCCCCGGAACAACACAGCCGTCGGCGCCGTGGGGGCTCTCGCGCCTCGACAGCGACAGCGCCACGAGCGACGGTCAATACACCTACCCCGACTCGGCCGGCTCGGGCGTGCGCATCTACGTCGTCGACACGGGCGTCTCGCCGAACTCGACGCAGTTCGGCTCGCGCCTCGTGTCGGGCCGCAACTTCGCCACCGACCGCGGAGCCGTGCCCAACTCGAGCACCGCCGACTGCGGCAGCGGGCACGGCACCCACGTGGCCGGCACGGCCGCGAGCGCGAGCTACGGCGTGGCCAAGGCCGCGACGATCGTGCCGGTGCGCGTCTTCACCTGCTCCGGCACCGGGTCGACGATCGAACTGCTCGCCGCGCTCGACTGGATCATGACGCAGCCCGCCGGGGTCGTGAACCTCAGCCTCGTCACGAGCAGCGTCTTCGCCCCGCTCGACGACCGCATCCAGACCGTTGTGGACGACGGGCACCTCGTGGTCGTCGCCGCCGGCAACGACGCCAAAGACGCCTGCACGGTGTCGCCCGCGGGCGCGCCGAACGCCATCACGGTGGGGGCGACGACGTCTCAGGATGCCCGCTCCAGCTTCTCGAACTTCGGAACGTGCGTCGATCTCTTCGCCCCGGGCTCGAGCATCACGTCGGTCGACTGGAACTCCAGCTCGCCGATGACGATGAGCGGAACATCCATGGCCTCACCGCACGTGGCCGGTATCGGCGCGCTCGTGATGAGCCAGAACCCGGGGCTCACGCCCGCGCAGGTTACGAGCATGATCGTGGCGGGCGCGCAGACGGGCGTCGTCACGAGTGCGGGCACCGGATCGCCGAACCGCCTGGCCCGCGTCAGCTTCCTGCCGCTGCGGCCCGGATCGCTGACCGGCATCTCGTCGAGCATCGACGAGCAGGCGCGCGTGAGCGTGGCCTGGCAGGCTCCTGCCGCGCAGACCGGCCTCGTCGTCACCGACTACGCCATCGAGTACAAGCCGGCCTCGTCGTCGACCTGGTCGCGCGTGAATGACGGCACGAGCACGACGACGTCGTACACGTTCTCGTCGCTCGCGGAGGCCACGACCTACGACGTGCGGGTCGCCGCCGTGAGCGGCACCGGCCTCGGCGCCTGGTCGACCGTGCAGGCGACGGCTCCGCGACTCTCGCCCACGGCCGTCAGCACGCTGACCGTCGTCGACACGACCTGGAACTCGCTCTCGCTCAGCTGGTCGGCACCCGAGACGGCGGGTGCGAGCGGCGTCGTCGACTACGAACTGGGCTTCTCGAGCGATGGCGGTTCGACCTGGAGAACCGTCGCCGACGGCACCAGTTCAGCCACGACAGGACTCGTCACCGGTCTCGCGTCGAACCGGGAGTACCGGCTTCGAGTGCGGGCCGTGAACGACGACTACTCGGGCGCCTGGACGACCGTGATCGGCCGCACGCGAACGATGTCGCCCGCGGCCGTCACGTCGCTCACCGTGACCGAGACGACAGCGACGAGCATGTCCCTGAGCTGGACGGCGCCCCCGTGGGAGGGCTCGACGCCCGTGACGGACTACCGCATCCAGTACTCCGGCGACAACGGCAAGACCTGGTACACCTTCAGCGATGGCAAGAGCCCGGCGACGACCGCGATCGTGAGCGGACGCGTGCCCAACCGCAGCTACCTGCTGCGCGTCGCCGCCGTGAACAGCGCGTACACCGGCGCGACCGCCACGGTGAGCACGCGAACCCGAACGGCATCCCCGGCAGCCGTCACGGGACTCACGGTGACGGGGGTGACGACCTCGAGCATGTCCATCTCGTGGACCGCACCGAGCTGGTCGGGATCCAGCGCCATCCGCGACTACCGCATCCAGTACTCCGGGGACAACGGCAAGACCTGGAAGACGTTCACCGACGGCATCAGCACCGGCACGTCGGCCACCGTCAGCGGGCGCCTGTCGAACCGCACCTATCTGTTGCGCGTCGCCGCCGTGAACAGCGCCTACACCGGCGCCTACACGAAGGTCACCGCGAAGACGCTCTCGGCGGCACCCGGTGCCGTGACGGGGCTCACGGTCACCGGCACCACGTCGACGACCATGTCCCTGAGCTGGACGGCACCCGCGTGGCAGGGTTCGACACCCGTGAAGGACTACCGCGTCCAGTACTCCGGCGACAACGGCAAGACCTGGTACACCTTCAGCGACGGCATCAGCACGGACACGATAGCGACCGTGAGCGGCCGCATTCCCGACCGCGCATACCTGCTGCGTGTCGCTGCCGTGAACAACGGGTACACGGGAACCTCGGTCACCGTGGCCACCCGCACGCTGCCCGCCGTCTGAGGCGGTGCGACCTCGACAGCCGCGACCCGATGCGGTTCGTGGCCTCTCGACAAAGAATGCGCGCCTGACCCCCCACTGAGCCGCGCAGGAACGCTGAAAACCCGCGGCACCCCATCGCGGTGTCCTAGCGTGGCGATCATGACCTTCCCGACGCTCATCAGCGATTTCTACGGCTTCGAGGCCCTGCTCGCCGACCACGAGAAGCAGGCGCTCGAGCGCCTGCGCACCTTCCTGGAGTCGGAGGTGAAGCCGGTCGTCAACGACTACTGGGATCGCGCCGAGTTCCCCCGGCAGATTCTGCCCGGGCTTCACCAGCAGCAGGTGTTCGGCAACCTGTGGGCCGAGACGAAAGCGGGAGACTACAGCGCCGTCTACGGCGGATGGACGGCACTCGAGCTCGCCCGCGTCGACGCGAGCGTGGCGACGTACGTCGGCGTGCAGAACGGGCTGGCGATGGGGTCCATCGGCGTCGCCGGTTCGGCCGAGCAGCGCGCCGAGTGGCTGCCGAAGCTCGCGAGCGGCGAGGTGATCGGTGCGTTCGGCCTCACCGAACCGCTCTCGGGCAGCGACTCGGCGCAGGGTCTGCGCACGACCGCGACCCGCGACGGCGACGACTGGGTGCTGAACGGCAGCAAGCGCTGGATCGGGAACGCGACCTGGAGCGACATCACGATCATCTGGGCCAAGAGCACGGAGGACGGGCAGGTCAAGGGATTCATCGTGCCCACGAGCACGCCCGGCTACACGGCCACGAAGATCGAGCGCAAGCAGGCACTGCGCATCGTGCAGAACGCTGACATCACGCTCGAGAACGTGCGCGTGCCCGAGTCCCACCGCCTGCAGAACGCCAATTCGTTCCGCGACACGGCCGCGGTGCTGCGCCTGACACGCGCCGAAGTGGCCTGGGCTGCTGTCGGCACGGCCATCGGGGCCTACGAAGCAGCGGTCGCGTACGCGACGAGCCGCGAGCAGTTCGGCAAGCCCATCGCGAACCACCAGCTCGTGCAGGACCTGCTCAGCCGCAGCCTCGGCAACATCACCGCGAGCATCGCCCTGTGCACGCGCGTCTCACAGATGCTCGACGACGGCGTTCAGCGCGACGAGCACGCCTCCCTCGCGAAGGCCTTCGCCACGACCGCGATGCGCGAGACCGTCGGGCTCTGTCGCGAGCTGCTCGGCGGCAACGGCATCGTGCTCGACTACGACGTCGCGCGCTTCCACGCCGACGCCGAGGCCCTCTACAGCTACGAGGGCACGCGCGAGATGAACAGCCTCATCGTCGGCCGCGCCATCACGGGGGTCGGCGCCTTCGTGTGACGTCCCCGCGGCGGGCTGATCGACTTCTCGACGGGTCCGGGTTAGCGTAGAGCGAGCGCGTCGGGGGGCGCGCATCGACAGGGGGCGTGCTCGATGGGCACACGAACGGGATTCTGGCGGGTGCCAGCGACGGCGCTCGCCCTCGCGCTGGTCACGGCGCTGAGCATTGTGCCGAGTGCGCACGCGCAACCCGCAGAGCCGCCGATCGACGTGGCCCCCACACCCGTGCTCGAGGTGGTCGAGCTCAGTGCGGCCCTCGACGCGGAGCGCGTGGTCACCCTCGCCTGGCTCGCTCCGGCGACCGATGCCGTGGTGCTCGACTACGTGGTGTCGTGGAGCGCCGACGGCGGAGCGACGTGGCTCGAGCATCCGGACCCCGTCACCCCCACGACGGGCGCGACGGCGACGATGCCCGCAGACGCCAGCTGGATCTGGCGCGTGCAGGTCGTCGCCGACGGCGCCGCGAGCGTGGGCGTGCAGGTGCTCGTGACGACCCCGCCCGAGCCGACGTCCGTTCCCGCGGCGGTGCCGAGCGGAGCACCGAGCGAGGCGCGCTCGCTCGACGCTCGCTTCATCGGCGCCCGCACGATGACGCTCACCTGGCAGAGTCCCAGCTCGGCGGGCTCGAGCGCGATCCTCGACTACCGCATCGCGATCAGTCGCGACGAGGGAACGACGTGGGTCACGCAGCGCGATCCGATCGGGCCGGTCACCCGGTACACCTTCGGCGTTCAGAGCGGCACCCCGATGCTCGTCAGGGTCGTCGCCGTGAATGCCGCC
The sequence above is a segment of the Microcella humidisoli genome. Coding sequences within it:
- a CDS encoding fibronectin type III domain-containing protein; translated protein: MQYSRFMGLTAGLTTIVVLGSLIAPGPATAQSTALPSTDGETSAYLVEVTENAAGRAAEQAVIAEGALVEQYEQVIEGFTAELTEEQAAALDALPGVVDVVEHVAIRPGTTQPSAPWGLSRLDSDSATSDGQYTYPDSAGSGVRIYVVDTGVSPNSTQFGSRLVSGRNFATDRGAVPNSSTADCGSGHGTHVAGTAASASYGVAKAATIVPVRVFTCSGTGSTIELLAALDWIMTQPAGVVNLSLVTSSVFAPLDDRIQTVVDDGHLVVVAAGNDAKDACTVSPAGAPNAITVGATTSQDARSSFSNFGTCVDLFAPGSSITSVDWNSSSPMTMSGTSMASPHVAGIGALVMSQNPGLTPAQVTSMIVAGAQTGVVTSAGTGSPNRLARVSFLPLRPGSLTGISSSIDEQARVSVAWQAPAAQTGLVVTDYAIEYKPASSSTWSRVNDGTSTTTSYTFSSLAEATTYDVRVAAVSGTGLGAWSTVQATAPRLSPTAVSTLTVVDTTWNSLSLSWSAPETAGASGVVDYELGFSSDGGSTWRTVADGTSSATTGLVTGLASNREYRLRVRAVNDDYSGAWTTVIGRTRTMSPAAVTSLTVTETTATSMSLSWTAPPWEGSTPVTDYRIQYSGDNGKTWYTFSDGKSPATTAIVSGRVPNRSYLLRVAAVNSAYTGATATVSTRTRTASPAAVTGLTVTGVTTSSMSISWTAPSWSGSSAIRDYRIQYSGDNGKTWKTFTDGISTGTSATVSGRLSNRTYLLRVAAVNSAYTGAYTKVTAKTLSAAPGAVTGLTVTGTTSTTMSLSWTAPAWQGSTPVKDYRVQYSGDNGKTWYTFSDGISTDTIATVSGRIPDRAYLLRVAAVNNGYTGTSVTVATRTLPAV
- a CDS encoding acyl-CoA dehydrogenase family protein, which codes for MTFPTLISDFYGFEALLADHEKQALERLRTFLESEVKPVVNDYWDRAEFPRQILPGLHQQQVFGNLWAETKAGDYSAVYGGWTALELARVDASVATYVGVQNGLAMGSIGVAGSAEQRAEWLPKLASGEVIGAFGLTEPLSGSDSAQGLRTTATRDGDDWVLNGSKRWIGNATWSDITIIWAKSTEDGQVKGFIVPTSTPGYTATKIERKQALRIVQNADITLENVRVPESHRLQNANSFRDTAAVLRLTRAEVAWAAVGTAIGAYEAAVAYATSREQFGKPIANHQLVQDLLSRSLGNITASIALCTRVSQMLDDGVQRDEHASLAKAFATTAMRETVGLCRELLGGNGIVLDYDVARFHADAEALYSYEGTREMNSLIVGRAITGVGAFV